Below is a window of Candidatus Cloacimonadaceae bacterium DNA.
TTTTTCTCAGATAGGCAAGATTCTCCTTGGTGGCAATGCCTCGGTCCATAATCACCGAAGGCCTGGCTAATCGATCAAGCAAGTCTTCCTTGTCATCATAGATCTCATGCAGGATATCCTTCAAGGTCTTGGGTTCAGACTGATTCCCGCTGTAAATTCTGCTATAGACCGGAAAGCCATTCTGATCCACCACCAAAGCCAGGGTAACCAGGGGACAGTCATCACGCTTTTCCTTGCTCTTGCCACGCTTGCAAATCTCGCTGTTACGTTTGCTACTTTCGAAATAGGTGTTGGTCAGGTCATAGAGATAGACTTGGTCAATCAGGGAATGCAAACTCTTCAGATTGTCCCTCAAGCGACGCTCGATCCCTGGTTTCTGTTCCAGTATCCTGTCAGCTATGCGATAGAGAACATCCTTTTTCAAACCGGGTTTGACGATCCGCAGGAATTCGGATAAGCTGCTTTCCTCATTGAACCACTTCAGGGTTTGACGCTCGCTGCCGGGAGAGAGCAAACGACCCAGAATCACGATCTTGGCAAGTTCGATCTCCTTCTCGCTAAATGAGCATTCCTGAAGGATCTGATCCAGTTTGAGTGTCTTCCAGAAATGTAGTGTAAGCAGTTCTGCACCAACGCTGCGATAATAGCTGAAATCCATGCTTTCCCTGAAAATACTGAACTCAGTATCCTGTTCTTTATTGAATCTTGACACCCAAATCTGCTTTATTTAGATGCCTGGTAAAACGCTTACAAACATTCTTTGGCGAGATTGCCTCCAAGAGACCTATTGCGATTTTATTGTTGATTACAGCATGCGTTTTCAAAATGCCCAAACACATGTCTATCAAAAACTTGAACTCAGGGAGAGTGAACAGTCCCTTGTGCTTGCTGAGAAACTGGAGAAATTTTACTTGCAATTTTTCCTTGGTTTTGGTCTTTGTCATATCAAACATTGGCGACTCCTTTTAAGTTCGATCATTTAACTGAACCAATAATTGGGGTCGCCATTTTTGCCAAGAAATATATTGGACATTTTGTATGATTAATCTCCTTGATATCTTGTGCTTATGCACACAGTTATCCACAATTCTCGTGTGGAAAAGTAGAATCTGGTTTTTGGTCTGGAAATTTGCTTGTAAAAAAACTGACTTATCCACAATGGATGCTTTATGATCTACACATTTTCAAGCGAAACAGAGCCATAATGCACTATTGGATATAGCATTAACCACCATTATAAATAATATTCCGAGGGGATGCGTGTATTAGGACTTGACATTTTTAGGTGCAAAAACCGGAGTACTTAGATGCAGAATGTCCGTCATGCCGAGTTCCAGCTTGAGAGAATATTGGCAGAAGTTTGGCAAAATATTTGCAGAAGTTTGGCGGAAATTGGGCGAGAATTGATGCAAAATCACCCTTTTCCTTTAGCCTGCGGCACTTTTTTATAGACAAACTATGCAATCTTGTATCTTTGGCGCACAAAGAGAAAACTACATAAAAAAGGTGACATATCAGGATTGGATCATGATGAAAAGCGACGCGGATTCTCCGCTGAGTAAGATCAGAAACATCGGCATCATGGCGCACATTGATGCCGGCAAGACGACCACGACGGAACGGATATTGTTCTATTCGGGATTTTTGCATAAAATGGGCGAAGTCCATGATGGCAATACATTTACGGATTGGATGGAACAAGAGCGCGAGCGCGGAATCACGATCACGGCTGCTACCGTCACCTGTCTCTGGAAAGATAAGCGGATCAACATCATAGACACTCCCGGACACGTGGATTTCACTGCCGAGGTGGAACGCTCTTTGCGCATCCTTGACGGCGCGGTGGGTGTCTTTTGTGCCGTGGGGGGCGTCGAACCCCAATCCGAAACTGTCTGGCATCAGGCGGATCGCTATCAAATTCCCCGCATTGCTTATGTGAACAAAATCGACCGCGTCGGCTCCGATTATGAACGCGTCATCCAGATGATCCACGAACGTCTGACCACAAAGGCTGTTGCGGTAAATATTCCGATCGGCAAAGAAGACAATTTTGCCGGTGTGATAGATTTGATCACGATGAAAGCGTGGTTCTTTGATCCGCTCGTGTATGGATCCGGTGTGCATTTGGAGACGATTCCGGATGAGCTGAAAGAAAAAGCCGAAGAAATGCGGGAAGCGCTTTTGGACAGTGTCGCGGAATATGACGACGAACTGATGATGCTGTTTTTGGAGAGGGAGGAAATCCCTCCGGAGCTGGTCTATCGGGCCATTCGCAAGG
It encodes the following:
- a CDS encoding IS1634 family transposase produces the protein MSRFNKEQDTEFSIFRESMDFSYYRSVGAELLTLHFWKTLKLDQILQECSFSEKEIELAKIVILGRLLSPGSERQTLKWFNEESSLSEFLRIVKPGLKKDVLYRIADRILEQKPGIERRLRDNLKSLHSLIDQVYLYDLTNTYFESSKRNSEICKRGKSKEKRDDCPLVTLALVVDQNGFPVYSRIYSGNQSEPKTLKDILHEIYDDKEDLLDRLARPSVIMDRGIATKENLAYLRK